One window from the genome of Nicotiana tomentosiformis chromosome 5, ASM39032v3, whole genome shotgun sequence encodes:
- the LOC138893141 gene encoding disease resistance protein RPM1-like: MAECAISYLVHQLSTLVNGGQKFLEGIQQEIVHIRDEFEKMRTFSRVADAKEVEDAELQVWIKQVQELAHDVQDIVEKHVVMCNNFQEKVSWPWKKPHHSLMSEKFFETQNDNLSMLLEGIKARIIVISEGHKTFLQKYGVTISAENRNITTLCNNYEEVVLVDEADLVGIENHKPVILDWLLSDDQEWNLHCVVGTRGIGKTTLIKKVYDDAAVKNHFNHTQWIEIPRFSDVKELMKNMITPKNDHSRRAIEAMDANMLAEFIQQIFESSKYFIVLDDVPDIATWRALKCVFPIENCGSRVIIISRFAEICHTICAETGGDSHVYSLTPLSEEESWILFCRKAFSGSLLCPSSLMQISKDIIQKCRGLPLAILVIAGALATKGKRKEAWELFHGSLVDKLQGSYSEVEHMKRILNLCYQDLPFYLKSCFTYLSIIPEFHVIDKMRLIRLWAAEGLVLIREGKAIAQVAASYLNELANRSLIQIAERYCDGRLDSFTIHNLWYEIILSKTAERVTETITDSEEITRRPHKVRHLVIADPLASDIQHIDRFKHLHSLIMLGSSDSVSNSFLLKLLTGSFKLLKVLDLTGAPLVKIPEEVFEMFHLKFLNLRKTKIKHLPGSIGKLENLEFLDLRETLIKRLPVEILKLQHLRHIFIHRRGAGFLHGFKAPKKIGTLVSLEMVNSINATSSTVIELGKLTRLRMLYITKLRRKHGREFCSSLDKLINLQQLSISSYGVSDIIDLHYPLSSTHSSLRTLVFEGRLERFPQWITSLQALTSVFLKWSKLMDNALDTLQDLPKLVRLVLDRAYEGEELRFRAGGFKKLKELCIWHSEKLRQIKVEEGAMPLLEELQLRNCRLMEQLPFGIENLSKLQYLSLEKISEKLLVTVQLKDCQSGDYWKIAHIPRLHIED, from the coding sequence CAAGAGTAGCTGATGCTAAAGAAGTAGAAGATGCTGAATTACAAGTATGGATCAAACAAGTACAAGAACTTGCACATGATGTCCAAGACATTGTTGAAAAACATGTTGTTATGTGCAACAATTTTCAAGAAAAGGTGTCATGGCCATGGAAAAAACCCCATCATTCATTAATGTCAGAGAAGTTCTTTGAAACTCAGAATGATAATCTCTCAATGTTATTGGAAGGCATCAAAGCCCGAATCATCGTCATTTCTGAAGGACATAAAACATTTCTTCAGAAATATGGTGTCACAATAAGTGCTGAGAACAGAAATATTACTACATTGTGTAATAACTATGAAGAAGTAGTTCTGGTTGATGAAGCAGATCTTGTAGGCATTGAAAATCACAAACCAGTTATTCTTGATTGGTTACTTTCTGATGATCAAGAATGGAATTTGCATTGTGTAGTTGGAACTAGAGGTATAGGGAAAACCACCCTAATCAAGAAAGTATATGATGATGCAGCAGTAAAAAACCATTTCAATCATACACAGTGGATTGAGATTCCAAGGTTTTCTGATGTTAAGGAGCTAATGAAGAACATGATTACTCCAAAAAATGACCATAGCCGTCGAGCAATTGAAGCAATGGATGCTAACATGTTGGCAGAGTTCATCCAACAAATCTTTGAGTCATCAAAGTACTTTATTGTCCTTGATGATGTCCCTGATATTGCCACGTGGAGGGCTCTCAAATGTGTCTTTCCTATCGAAAACTGTGGCAGCAGGGTAATCATCATATCGCGTTTTGCTGAAATATGCCATACCATTTGTGCAGAAACTGGTGGTGATAGTCATGTTTATAGTTTGACGCCTTTGTCTGAAGAAGAATCTTGGATTCTTTTCTGCAGAAAGGCATTTTCAGGCAGCCTATTATGCCCTTCATCCTTAATGCAAATCTCCAAAGACATTATACAGAAATGCAGAGGTCTGCCACTGGCGATTTTGGTGATTGCTGGTGCTTTGGCTActaaagggaaaagaaaagaggcGTGGGAGTTGTTTCATGGCAGCCTTGTTGACAAGTTACAAGGTAGTTATAGTGAAGTCGAGCACATGAAAAGGATACTCAATCTATGTTATCAAGACTTGCCTTTCTATCTCAAGTCTTGTTTCACATATCTGAGCATAATTCCAGAATTTCATGTCATCGATAAGATGAGACTGATTCGACTGTGGGCAGCAGAAGGACTTGTCCTTATAAGAGAAGGAAAGGCAATTGCACAAGTTGCTGCAAGCTATCTCAATGAACTTGCAAACAGAAGTTTGATCCAAATTGCTGAAAGGTACTGTGATGGAAGATTAGATTCATTCACCATTCATAACTTGTGGTATGAAATCATTCTTTCCAAGACAGCAGAAAGGGTAACTGAAACTATAACTGATAGTGAAGAAATTACAAGAAGGCCTCACAAAGTCAGACATCTAGTAATCGCTGATCCATTGGCTAGCGATATACAACATATTGATCGGTTTAAGCATCTTCACTCTCTAATAATGCTCGGGTCATCAGATTCTGTCTCTAATTCATTCTTGTTGAAGCTGTTAACTGGAAGTTTTAAGCTGCTCAAGGTCTTAGACCTAACAGGAGCCCCATTGGTGAAAATACCAGAAGAAGTCTTTGAAATGTTTCATCTCAAGTTTCTAAACTTGAGGAAAACTAAGATAAAACATCTGCCAGGATCAATAGGGAAGCTTGAGAACCTCGAGTTCTTGGACCTAAGAGAGACATTGATAAAAAGGTTACCTGTTGAGATACTAAAGCTTCAACATCTTCGGCATATCTTCATTCATAGACGTGGTGCTGGATTTTTGCATGGTTTTAAAGCTCCTAAGAAGATAGGAACCCTTGTGTCTTTGGAAATGGTGAATTCTATAAACGCCACTTCAAGCACAGTGATTGAATTGGGAAAGTTAACAAGACTAAGAATGTTATACATCACGAAGCTGAGAAGAAAACATGGAAGGGAGTTTTGTTCTTCCCTTGACAAGTTGATAAATCTTCAACAACTATCTATCTCGTCTTATGGGGTGAGTGACATTATTGATTTGCACTATCCCCTTTCTTCTACACACTCATCCCTTCGAACATTAGTCTTCGAAGGGCGTTTAGAGAGGTTTCCACAATGGATAACTTCTCTTCAAGCCTTGACCTCAGTTTTTTTAAAATGGAGCAAATTAATGGACAATGCACTAGACACTCTTCAAGATTTGCCCAAACTTGTAAGACTTGTACTGGACCGAGCCTATGAAGGCGAAGAATTGAGGTTCAGGGCAGGTGGATTCAAGAAACTGAAGGAATTATGTATTTGGCACTCTGAAAAACTGAGACAGATTAAAGTGGAAGAGGGTGCAATGCCTTTACTAGAAGAACTTCAACTGCGTAACTGTAGATTAATGGAGCAGTTGCCCTTCGGGATTGAGAACTTGAGCAAGCTTCAGTATCTTTCGCTGGAAAAAATTTCTGAGAAGTTGTTAGTGACTGTGCAACTTAAGGATTGTCAAAGTGGGGATTACTGGAAAATTGCTCATATTCCTAGACTTCACATAGAAGACTAG